A genomic stretch from Xanthocytophaga agilis includes:
- a CDS encoding alpha-L-fucosidase produces the protein MKKLRLFLWMALLGVPAIQVNAQGNIHQQSSVYEWPNDPQVKQKLDQWQDQKFGMIIHWGLYAVPGIIESWELCSEDWIERDSTISYDDYKKWYWGQSAKFNPVKFNPDQWATAAKSAGMKYVVFTTKHHDGFSMFDTKQSDFKITNGPFAGNPKANVAKYVFEAFRKQNFMIGAYFSKPDWHTEYYWWPKYATADRNNNYDIRKHPWRWNQFKQYTYNQISELMHDYGKMDILWLDGGWVRPLETVNDEVRAWGASIPAWSQDIDMPRIASMARQAQPGLLIVDRTVHGPYENYQTPEQRIPDHKLNNPWESCMTLGNAWGYVPNDQLKSATKVVHSLIEIVAKGGSLLLGVGPQPDGTLTEEAVQRLAEIGKWLDKNGQAIYNTRTTDTFKDGDVYFTKAKTGNILYALAQLPEGKEVPAFIEWTGNAPKKGSAMTLLASGAKVKWERSGNKVKVWLPEAFRKQNKTYAALGIAFTPEG, from the coding sequence ATGAAGAAACTACGATTATTTCTGTGGATGGCCTTGCTGGGTGTACCTGCTATTCAGGTAAATGCACAAGGTAATATCCACCAGCAATCTTCTGTGTACGAGTGGCCTAACGATCCTCAGGTAAAGCAAAAGTTGGATCAATGGCAGGATCAGAAATTTGGTATGATTATCCACTGGGGATTGTATGCAGTTCCAGGTATTATTGAATCTTGGGAACTGTGTTCGGAGGACTGGATCGAACGTGATAGCACTATCTCCTATGATGACTATAAGAAATGGTACTGGGGACAGAGCGCCAAGTTTAATCCTGTAAAATTTAATCCGGATCAATGGGCTACGGCAGCTAAATCAGCAGGGATGAAGTATGTGGTATTCACCACCAAACACCACGACGGATTCAGTATGTTTGATACTAAACAAAGTGACTTTAAAATTACGAATGGTCCTTTTGCTGGTAATCCGAAAGCCAATGTGGCAAAGTATGTGTTTGAAGCTTTCCGAAAGCAGAATTTCATGATTGGGGCGTATTTCTCTAAGCCTGACTGGCATACCGAATACTATTGGTGGCCTAAATATGCCACTGCCGACCGGAACAACAACTATGATATCCGTAAGCATCCATGGCGCTGGAATCAGTTTAAGCAGTATACCTACAACCAGATCAGTGAACTGATGCATGACTATGGAAAGATGGATATTCTATGGTTAGATGGCGGTTGGGTACGTCCACTAGAGACTGTAAATGACGAAGTACGTGCCTGGGGTGCATCTATTCCAGCATGGAGTCAGGATATTGATATGCCTCGTATTGCCAGTATGGCGCGTCAGGCGCAACCTGGTTTACTAATTGTAGACCGTACCGTACATGGCCCTTATGAGAACTATCAGACACCTGAGCAGCGCATTCCGGATCACAAGCTGAACAACCCATGGGAGAGCTGTATGACACTGGGTAATGCCTGGGGATATGTACCAAACGATCAACTGAAGTCTGCAACGAAGGTAGTACATTCTCTGATTGAGATTGTTGCCAAAGGAGGGAGTCTTCTGTTGGGCGTTGGTCCTCAGCCCGATGGTACGCTTACCGAAGAGGCTGTGCAGCGACTGGCAGAAATCGGAAAGTGGCTCGATAAAAACGGACAGGCTATTTACAATACCCGTACTACCGATACGTTCAAAGATGGTGACGTGTATTTTACCAAAGCAAAAACTGGAAATATATTATATGCTCTGGCTCAACTACCAGAAGGCAAAGAAGTACCTGCCTTCATTGAATGGACTGGCAATGCTCCCAAAAAAGGTTCTGCTATGACATTACTTGCAAGTGGTGCCAAAGTAAAATGGGAGCGTAGCGGAAATAAAGTAAAGGTATGGCTACCTGAAGCTTTTCGTAAACAAAACAAGACATATGCTGCTCTGGGTATTGCCTTTACGCCAGAAGGATAA
- a CDS encoding prolyl oligopeptidase family serine peptidase codes for MHKLSFVWSFMIIRLLLSGTYVSAQQTYTFSEGLIAGPCHHYGREALYTDQLTYLLFRNELKTPAAGQTVLTDKDGKPVTWQAIKTDQESKFKAGLAQDGYLYLTYIANEAKTAILNVSGHSMLYFNGAPHGGDAYASGWMYIPVVLKKGLNEILVRTASFSRYQGITAKLTFPDKAVALSTEDMTLPHIVHGKINDQLWGAMVVVNTTAQPLKDIQIKTSLQGKDYTTTLPVVHALTTRKVGFRINATGIKQKGEYPVKVSLQAKGKVWDEKEIKITATGAGEQYIQTFTSKIDGSIQYYAVAPQAQPDGKTPALFLSVHGAGVEAIGQARAYEPKNWGVLVAPTNRRPRGFNWEDWGRLDALEVFGMAKQEFKPDPEHIYLTGHSMGGHGTWYLGATFPGNWAAIAPCAGYPVLSAYGSHDGKIPEAGATPMENLLLRASNPSNVISLASNYKALGIYILHGDADPVVSVDYARQMRKLLGTFHADYSYYEYPGGSHWYGNESVDWKPIFDFFKWHKISADSAANVIDFTTANPAISATMRWATIVQQNQALKYSRIQLQRNKASHKISGVTENIALLKLDMADFKQGDTVHITLDSLPVIHHIVKQSNEQLYLSKGASWTKAEAIKTIQKGPHRNGTFKEPFNNQMVFVYATGGTAQENEWAYNKARYDAETWYYRGNGAVDVIADKEFDLKKYKDRGVIIYGNASTNKAWKPLLSDCPIQLSNGVAKLGDKEQKGTDIGAYFSWPRPDSPVASVAVIGGTGLAGMRASEANQYFSGGSGFPDFMIFTTDMLKEGIKGVKMAGFFGNDWSLKNGEIINQ; via the coding sequence TGGAAAGCCTGTTACCTGGCAAGCTATCAAAACAGACCAGGAAAGTAAGTTCAAAGCAGGACTGGCACAGGATGGCTATCTATATCTGACCTATATTGCCAATGAAGCAAAGACAGCGATACTGAATGTAAGCGGACATAGCATGCTGTATTTTAATGGTGCTCCTCATGGAGGTGATGCCTATGCTTCCGGATGGATGTACATACCTGTGGTATTGAAGAAAGGCCTGAACGAAATACTGGTTCGGACTGCTTCTTTTTCTCGTTATCAGGGCATAACAGCCAAGTTGACTTTTCCGGATAAGGCCGTTGCATTGAGCACAGAAGATATGACATTGCCTCATATTGTTCATGGCAAAATAAATGATCAGCTATGGGGTGCTATGGTGGTTGTTAATACTACTGCTCAGCCATTAAAAGATATACAAATTAAAACTTCCCTACAAGGAAAAGACTATACCACTACACTGCCTGTAGTACATGCATTAACTACACGAAAGGTGGGTTTCAGAATAAATGCAACTGGCATTAAGCAAAAGGGAGAATACCCTGTGAAAGTAAGTTTGCAGGCAAAAGGAAAAGTGTGGGATGAGAAAGAAATAAAAATTACCGCTACAGGTGCTGGAGAACAATACATACAGACCTTCACCAGTAAGATTGATGGGAGTATCCAGTACTACGCTGTAGCTCCACAGGCACAGCCAGATGGTAAAACGCCTGCTTTATTCCTGTCAGTACACGGAGCAGGGGTAGAGGCTATTGGTCAGGCAAGAGCCTATGAGCCTAAGAACTGGGGTGTGCTAGTTGCACCTACCAACAGACGTCCGAGAGGATTTAACTGGGAAGACTGGGGTCGTCTGGATGCACTGGAAGTATTTGGAATGGCAAAACAGGAGTTTAAACCTGATCCGGAGCATATTTATCTGACAGGTCACTCAATGGGAGGACACGGAACCTGGTATTTGGGAGCGACTTTCCCTGGTAACTGGGCTGCTATTGCCCCTTGTGCAGGCTATCCGGTATTATCGGCCTACGGATCACATGATGGAAAGATTCCAGAGGCAGGGGCTACACCAATGGAAAATCTGCTGTTGCGTGCCAGCAATCCAAGTAATGTAATTTCGCTGGCTTCTAACTACAAAGCACTGGGTATATATATTTTACATGGTGATGCCGATCCGGTTGTATCTGTAGACTATGCACGTCAAATGCGCAAATTGTTAGGAACTTTCCATGCAGATTACAGCTACTACGAATATCCGGGTGGCTCTCACTGGTATGGTAACGAAAGTGTGGACTGGAAGCCTATTTTCGATTTCTTCAAGTGGCACAAAATTTCAGCAGACAGCGCAGCCAATGTAATTGACTTTACTACAGCTAATCCTGCGATCTCAGCTACGATGCGTTGGGCAACGATTGTACAGCAAAACCAGGCATTGAAATATAGCCGTATTCAGTTACAACGCAACAAAGCCAGTCATAAAATTTCAGGTGTTACAGAAAACATCGCTTTACTGAAACTAGATATGGCTGATTTTAAACAAGGAGATACTGTACACATTACGCTGGATAGCCTGCCCGTTATACACCACATTGTAAAACAAAGCAACGAGCAACTGTATCTGTCTAAAGGTGCATCATGGACAAAGGCAGAGGCTATCAAAACTATACAGAAAGGACCTCACAGAAATGGAACGTTCAAAGAGCCATTTAATAACCAGATGGTATTTGTGTATGCAACCGGAGGTACTGCTCAGGAAAATGAGTGGGCATACAATAAAGCTCGTTATGATGCTGAAACCTGGTATTACAGAGGAAATGGCGCGGTAGATGTGATTGCAGATAAAGAATTTGACCTGAAGAAATACAAAGACAGAGGGGTGATTATTTATGGCAATGCCTCTACCAACAAAGCATGGAAGCCGCTGCTGTCTGACTGTCCGATTCAGCTATCCAATGGAGTCGCAAAACTGGGTGATAAAGAACAAAAAGGAACAGATATCGGGGCATATTTCTCCTGGCCAAGACCGGATAGTCCGGTTGCTTCTGTCGCGGTGATTGGTGGAACCGGATTAGCCGGAATGCGGGCTAGTGAAGCGAATCAGTACTTCAGTGGTGGAAGTGGTTTTCCTGACTTTATGATCTTTACAACAGATATGCTGAAAGAGGGTATCAAAGGAGTAAAGATGGCTGGATTTTTCGGAAATGACTGGTCACTGAAAAACGGCGAGATTATCAATCAATAA